Proteins encoded by one window of Mycolicibacterium sp. ND9-15:
- a CDS encoding sensor histidine kinase, with the protein MTTVQPGGRLYQLLTRVMSLRVIVIVAALSVVALVITLGAWVWFGVTNDQYSQLDRRLDSVSSLGDISTLLRTAQQADLDQPIPDGGLVRTARVDGVTVSVPRDIVLPQFDIGYADTTIDGVEYRVRTFAAGEASIAIGAPLAETQRRIDELHRRVLMICGGVIVGTVLVGWVMWSIMINPFRLLAQQARAINAQSKPEEVQVRGVQEAVEIAEAVEGMLARIGDEQQRTRAALESARDFAAVASHELRTPLTAMRTNLEVLSTLQMRDEQRQEVIADVMRTQSRIEATLTALERLAQGELTTVDDFVPVDITDLLDRAAHDAMRNYPGLRVSLASSTTVLMLGLPAGLRLVVDNAITNAIKHGGATEIQLGAVSSGEGVQITVEDNGSGIPEDERSAVFERFSRGSTAARSGSGLGLALVAQQAELHGGTAAIEASQLGGARLVLNLPAPS; encoded by the coding sequence ATGACAACCGTGCAACCCGGTGGACGCCTGTACCAACTGCTGACCCGCGTGATGTCGCTGCGCGTCATCGTCATCGTCGCGGCGCTGTCGGTCGTCGCGCTGGTGATCACACTGGGCGCGTGGGTGTGGTTCGGCGTCACCAACGACCAGTACAGCCAACTCGACCGCCGCCTCGACTCGGTCAGCAGCCTGGGGGACATCAGCACCCTGCTGCGCACCGCACAGCAGGCCGACCTCGACCAGCCCATCCCGGACGGTGGCCTGGTGCGCACCGCGCGGGTCGACGGCGTCACCGTTTCGGTGCCCCGAGACATCGTGTTGCCCCAGTTCGACATCGGTTACGCCGACACCACCATCGACGGCGTCGAGTACCGGGTTCGTACGTTCGCCGCCGGTGAGGCATCAATCGCGATCGGCGCTCCGCTCGCCGAGACCCAACGCCGGATCGACGAGTTGCACCGGCGCGTGCTGATGATCTGCGGAGGTGTCATCGTGGGCACCGTGCTCGTCGGCTGGGTGATGTGGTCGATCATGATCAACCCGTTTCGCTTGCTGGCACAGCAGGCGCGCGCCATCAACGCGCAGTCGAAACCCGAAGAGGTCCAGGTGCGCGGCGTGCAGGAGGCCGTCGAGATCGCCGAGGCCGTCGAAGGAATGCTCGCCCGCATCGGCGATGAACAGCAGCGCACCAGGGCGGCACTGGAGTCGGCCCGCGACTTCGCGGCGGTGGCGTCACACGAGCTGCGCACCCCTCTGACCGCGATGCGCACCAACCTCGAGGTGCTCTCCACCCTGCAGATGCGCGACGAACAGCGCCAGGAGGTGATCGCCGACGTGATGCGCACGCAGAGCCGCATTGAGGCGACGCTCACCGCCCTGGAGCGCCTTGCCCAGGGCGAACTGACCACCGTCGACGACTTCGTGCCGGTCGACATCACCGACCTGCTGGATCGGGCCGCACACGATGCGATGCGCAACTATCCAGGGCTGCGGGTGTCCCTGGCGTCGTCGACGACGGTGCTCATGCTGGGCCTGCCCGCCGGGCTGAGACTGGTCGTCGACAACGCGATCACCAACGCGATCAAGCACGGCGGTGCGACCGAGATTCAACTCGGCGCCGTCAGCTCCGGCGAAGGCGTGCAGATCACCGTCGAGGACAACGGCTCGGGAATACCGGAGGACGAACGGTCCGCGGTGTTCGAGCGGTTCTCCCGCGGTTCCACCGCGGCACGGTCCGGTTCGGGGCTCGGGCTGGCGCTGGTGGCACAGCAAGCGGAATTGCATGGCGGCACAGCAGCGATCGAAGCCAGCCAGCTCGGCGGCGCCCGACTCGTGCTGAACCTTCCGGCACCGAGCTGA